From the Brevibacillus choshinensis genome, one window contains:
- a CDS encoding HAD family hydrolase, protein MIKTILFDVDGVMLSEERYFDASALTVWEMLYSPQYLGLKADTFTPAPVESEIRRVREQVFAKDDVLNFIKARGINSNWDMVFLTFSYQLIRLVEVLKPQLGTEVTSLLSGQVDRAELAKLREWGATYASDFAVDYAAFTPDFAKGPAQKAEMLLYLNQVAKERCGVETEMFSRNSDLWQLCQKTFQEWYLGDERVAASIGRETMQPGKKGFLTDEIPIVPPAEMIELFRTLKEKGYILGIGTGRPTIETHVPLTEMKVLEWFDPNRVVTASHVLEAEEEYPAHAPMSKPHPFSYVKGLLGLSVPNSEVVNFSLPITNGDEVLVVGDSPADFLAARSIGCKFAATLTGLSGQEARAKFEEVKADYILDDVRDILSILE, encoded by the coding sequence ATGATCAAGACGATCTTATTTGATGTTGATGGGGTTATGCTCAGTGAAGAACGCTACTTTGATGCTTCTGCTTTGACCGTATGGGAAATGCTTTACAGCCCACAGTATTTAGGGCTGAAAGCAGATACCTTTACGCCTGCACCAGTGGAGTCCGAAATTCGTAGGGTTCGTGAGCAGGTATTTGCAAAAGATGACGTCCTCAATTTCATTAAAGCACGCGGAATTAACTCCAACTGGGATATGGTGTTTTTGACCTTCTCCTATCAATTGATACGACTGGTTGAGGTGTTAAAGCCACAGCTGGGTACAGAAGTCACCAGCTTGCTCAGCGGACAAGTCGATCGAGCTGAGCTTGCGAAGCTGAGAGAGTGGGGAGCGACCTACGCATCTGATTTTGCTGTAGATTACGCGGCATTCACTCCTGATTTTGCAAAAGGCCCTGCTCAAAAGGCGGAAATGCTGCTTTACTTGAATCAAGTAGCCAAAGAACGTTGCGGCGTAGAGACAGAAATGTTCTCCCGCAATAGTGATCTGTGGCAGCTATGCCAGAAAACATTTCAGGAATGGTATTTAGGTGATGAGAGAGTAGCGGCATCTATTGGACGGGAAACGATGCAACCGGGCAAAAAAGGTTTCTTGACGGATGAAATTCCGATTGTACCGCCGGCTGAAATGATCGAGCTGTTCCGCACCCTAAAAGAAAAAGGATACATCTTGGGAATTGGAACGGGTCGTCCAACGATCGAGACACATGTACCGCTCACAGAGATGAAGGTTTTGGAATGGTTTGATCCAAATCGTGTCGTGACCGCTTCTCATGTACTGGAAGCAGAAGAAGAGTATCCTGCACACGCGCCGATGTCCAAGCCACATCCATTCTCTTATGTGAAAGGATTGCTCGGCTTGTCAGTGCCAAACAGTGAAGTCGTGAACTTCTCACTTCCGATCACAAATGGGGATGAAGTACTGGTTGTCGGAGACTCTCCGGCAGACTTCCTAGCTGCACGCTCGATCGGTTGTAAATTCGCTGCGACGCTCACTGGTTTGTCTGGTCAGGAGGCGCGCGCCAAGTTTGAAGAAGTAAAAGCAGATTACATTCTAGATGATGTAAGAGACATTCTGTCGATTCTTGAATAG
- a CDS encoding ArsB/NhaD family transporter, whose translation MTNQALFAIGIFLVTYAFIISEKLHRTIVAMSGGILMVLFGIVTQEQAVHHIDFNTLGLLIGMMILVAVTAQTGVFKYVAIRAAKAAKGKPIRILVYLSIITALASAFLDNVTTVLLIVPVTFSIARQLQLNPIPLLISEIIASNAGGTATLIGDPPNIMIGSAVPELDFMAFMVNLAPVIIVIMAVTIVGLVFIYRKQLVTSPELSAKIMQLNERDEITDTVLLKKSLTVMALTIIGFMLHGALHLESATIALTGAFLLLLLTGEHYLEDAISKVEWNTIFFFIGLFVLVSGLVETGVIAKLANEAIKLTGGDPLHTSLLILWLSAIASAFVDNIPFVATMIPMIKEMGALGITNLEPLWWSLALGACLGGNGTLIGASANVIVAGLASKEGYNISFVGFMKVAFPLMIISILISHLYVYLRYFIW comes from the coding sequence ATGACGAACCAGGCGTTATTCGCCATTGGCATCTTTTTAGTAACCTACGCATTCATTATTAGTGAAAAACTGCACCGTACCATCGTGGCAATGTCCGGCGGGATCTTGATGGTTCTGTTCGGGATTGTAACGCAAGAACAAGCTGTTCATCACATTGACTTCAACACATTGGGACTGCTTATCGGCATGATGATTTTAGTCGCCGTTACGGCTCAGACAGGCGTTTTCAAATATGTCGCGATTCGCGCAGCCAAAGCTGCAAAGGGTAAGCCTATTCGAATCCTTGTCTACCTAAGTATTATTACGGCGCTTGCATCTGCTTTTCTCGACAACGTGACGACCGTCCTGTTGATCGTACCTGTTACCTTCAGTATCGCTCGACAGCTGCAACTAAATCCAATCCCTCTATTAATTAGTGAGATTATTGCATCAAATGCAGGTGGTACCGCAACCTTGATCGGTGATCCTCCGAACATCATGATCGGTAGTGCTGTTCCTGAGCTTGATTTTATGGCGTTCATGGTGAATCTGGCCCCTGTAATTATCGTGATCATGGCTGTCACCATCGTTGGTCTCGTATTTATTTACCGCAAGCAGCTCGTCACCTCACCAGAACTGAGTGCCAAGATCATGCAGTTGAATGAACGCGACGAGATTACGGATACGGTTTTGCTCAAAAAATCCTTGACCGTCATGGCGTTGACTATTATCGGTTTTATGCTGCATGGCGCTCTCCATCTGGAATCAGCTACCATCGCATTGACTGGAGCTTTCCTCTTGCTCCTGTTGACCGGTGAGCATTATCTCGAAGACGCTATCAGCAAAGTCGAATGGAATACCATTTTCTTCTTTATCGGCTTGTTTGTCCTAGTCTCTGGACTCGTTGAAACCGGTGTCATCGCCAAGCTCGCAAATGAAGCGATCAAGCTGACAGGTGGGGATCCTTTACATACCTCTCTCCTTATTCTCTGGCTAAGTGCCATTGCTTCTGCTTTCGTGGATAACATCCCGTTCGTGGCAACTATGATCCCGATGATTAAGGAAATGGGTGCCCTCGGAATCACAAATCTAGAGCCTTTATGGTGGAGTCTGGCACTCGGAGCTTGTCTCGGTGGAAACGGTACCTTGATCGGTGCCAGCGCGAACGTCATCGTCGCCGGTCTTGCCTCGAAGGAGGGCTATAACATAAGCTTTGTCGGCTTTATGAAGGTTGCTTTTCCTCTAATGATTATCTCCATCTTGATTTCCCATCTGTATGTGTATCTGCGTTATTTTATCTGGTAA
- the serA gene encoding phosphoglycerate dehydrogenase → MYKVLITDPLSEFGIQQLLDAPDVEVVRKTDLSPTDLLVEIADYDALLVRSQTQVTAEVLAAGKKLRAVGRAGVGVDNIDINAATQAGIPVINAPDGNTISTAEHSFAMLMAVARNIPQAHKKLVDGTWDRKSFQGVELNNKVLGVLGMGRIGSEVAKRAKAFGMTVMGYDPFLTEERAQKMGVTNASVDEICRNADFITVHTPLTKETRHIISSREFAKMKDGVRVINCARGGIIDEKALYEAITTGKVAGAALDVYEVEPPVDNPLVGHPKVITAPHLGASTIEAQENVAVDVSEEILKVLRDQPFKNAVNLPSIPAHVMEKVQPYFTLGEKLGHFLAQVTVGSISEVEIKYSGELTDVDTSPLTRTVLKGVLSFRLGEEVNFVNAPLLAKVRDITVTEQKAAQNKGFTNLLTVSLKTTQETRSVAGTRLNGYGARIVKIDDYAIDVAPEGYLLYIHHNDRPGVIGRVGSILGENNVNIATMQVGRRDVGGDAIMMLSVDKPLTAELLDTMGELAEVKSVTQIEL, encoded by the coding sequence ATGTATAAAGTACTGATTACTGACCCACTTAGCGAATTCGGAATTCAACAATTGCTGGACGCACCGGACGTAGAAGTCGTTCGTAAAACGGACCTCTCCCCTACTGATTTACTCGTAGAAATTGCCGATTACGATGCCCTGCTCGTTCGCAGCCAAACACAAGTAACGGCTGAAGTCCTGGCTGCTGGTAAAAAGCTGAGAGCTGTCGGTCGTGCCGGTGTAGGTGTCGATAACATCGATATCAACGCAGCTACCCAAGCGGGTATCCCAGTCATCAACGCTCCAGACGGGAATACGATCTCCACAGCAGAGCATTCGTTCGCGATGCTGATGGCAGTAGCCCGCAACATTCCTCAAGCTCACAAAAAACTGGTAGACGGCACATGGGATCGCAAAAGCTTCCAAGGTGTCGAGCTCAACAATAAAGTACTCGGTGTTCTTGGAATGGGGCGTATCGGCTCTGAAGTAGCCAAGCGAGCAAAAGCATTCGGTATGACTGTCATGGGTTATGACCCATTCCTGACCGAAGAACGCGCGCAAAAAATGGGAGTGACAAATGCGAGTGTGGATGAGATTTGCCGCAATGCGGATTTCATTACCGTTCATACACCTTTGACCAAAGAAACGCGTCACATCATCAGCTCCCGTGAATTCGCTAAAATGAAGGACGGCGTGCGTGTAATCAACTGCGCTCGTGGTGGAATCATCGACGAGAAAGCACTGTACGAAGCCATTACGACTGGAAAAGTAGCTGGGGCCGCTTTGGACGTTTATGAAGTAGAGCCGCCTGTCGATAACCCATTGGTCGGTCATCCGAAAGTCATCACTGCCCCTCACTTAGGTGCTTCCACGATAGAAGCGCAAGAAAACGTGGCTGTTGACGTATCGGAAGAAATTCTTAAAGTTCTGCGTGACCAACCATTTAAAAATGCAGTAAACCTGCCCTCCATTCCTGCTCATGTGATGGAAAAAGTGCAGCCTTACTTTACTCTTGGAGAAAAGCTGGGACATTTCCTCGCACAAGTAACCGTTGGTTCCATCTCCGAGGTAGAGATCAAATACAGCGGCGAATTGACCGATGTCGATACATCGCCATTGACTCGTACTGTGCTGAAAGGTGTTCTGTCCTTCCGCCTCGGCGAAGAAGTGAACTTTGTAAATGCACCTTTGCTCGCAAAAGTGCGTGACATTACCGTTACCGAGCAAAAAGCTGCTCAAAACAAAGGCTTTACAAACTTGCTGACCGTTTCCCTGAAAACAACGCAAGAAACGCGCTCGGTGGCAGGTACACGATTGAACGGATATGGTGCTCGCATCGTCAAAATTGACGATTATGCCATTGACGTAGCTCCAGAAGGCTACCTGCTCTATATTCACCACAATGACCGTCCCGGTGTTATCGGACGTGTCGGATCGATCCTGGGCGAAAATAACGTGAACATCGCTACCATGCAGGTGGGTCGCCGTGACGTAGGCGGAGATGCGATCATGATGCTTTCTGTCGATAAACCATTGACGGCTGAGCTGCTGGATACCATGGGAGAATTGGCAGAAGTAAAAAGCGTAACCCAAATTGAGCTGTAA
- a CDS encoding pyridoxal-phosphate-dependent aminotransferase family protein — protein sequence MFTDKQILRIPGPTPIPPRVQQAMNQPMMGHRSGKFSSLFARTAERLKPYFGTQQDVYIIAGSGTSTLEMGVVNTLQPGDEAAVLVSGNFGERFAKICERYGVIAHRLEVPWGEAVTPELLDAFLKEKPQVKAVFATYCETSTGVQNPIAELAQVIRKQSDALFIVDAVSCLGAVPCEMDAWGVDIVVTGSQKAFMLPTGLAFLAASERAWSVIDNNKSLAFYLDLKAYRKSMKDQTTPYTPAVSLIFGLAEVLDILEEEGLPAIVKRHELMRDMTRAAMRALKIKLMAEDDYAATTVTSCDPQGAFDAEAMRKALTKHYNISIAGGQQHLKGKIFRIGHMGYCEPLDVLQVIAAIEMSLHQIGAPVELGAGVKAAQEVLIAHV from the coding sequence ATGTTTACTGACAAACAGATCTTAAGAATTCCAGGTCCTACCCCTATTCCACCACGCGTTCAACAAGCGATGAACCAACCGATGATGGGACACCGCAGCGGCAAGTTTTCTTCTCTGTTTGCTCGCACTGCTGAGCGCCTGAAGCCATACTTCGGTACCCAACAAGATGTGTACATTATCGCTGGTAGCGGAACCAGTACTCTGGAAATGGGCGTAGTTAATACGCTTCAACCCGGTGATGAAGCTGCCGTACTCGTCAGCGGTAATTTCGGTGAAAGATTTGCAAAAATATGCGAGCGTTACGGCGTAATTGCTCACCGCCTTGAGGTACCTTGGGGCGAAGCAGTGACTCCAGAGCTGCTCGATGCGTTCCTGAAAGAAAAACCACAAGTGAAAGCCGTGTTTGCTACTTACTGTGAGACATCTACCGGTGTTCAAAACCCGATTGCTGAACTTGCTCAAGTCATTCGCAAGCAGTCCGATGCCCTATTCATCGTCGACGCAGTAAGCTGCCTGGGAGCCGTACCGTGCGAAATGGATGCATGGGGTGTAGATATCGTCGTGACAGGTTCGCAAAAGGCATTCATGCTCCCTACCGGACTCGCTTTCCTGGCAGCTAGTGAACGGGCATGGTCGGTCATTGACAATAACAAATCTCTTGCGTTCTACCTCGATCTCAAAGCTTATCGCAAAAGCATGAAGGATCAAACAACACCATATACTCCTGCTGTATCGTTGATCTTTGGTCTTGCTGAAGTACTCGATATTTTGGAAGAAGAAGGCTTGCCTGCGATCGTCAAGCGCCATGAGCTGATGCGTGATATGACCCGTGCAGCCATGAGAGCTCTGAAGATCAAACTGATGGCTGAGGATGACTACGCAGCTACAACGGTTACTTCTTGCGACCCGCAAGGCGCTTTCGATGCGGAAGCGATGCGCAAAGCATTGACCAAGCATTACAACATTTCGATCGCTGGCGGACAGCAACACTTGAAAGGCAAGATCTTCCGTATTGGTCACATGGGATATTGCGAACCACTCGATGTTCTGCAAGTCATCGCTGCCATCGAAATGTCGCTTCACCAAATCGGTGCTCCAGTAGAACTGGGTGCCGGTGTAAAAGCTGCTCAGGAGGTGCTCATCGCACATGTATAA
- a CDS encoding ferredoxin: MTTWVDKDTCIACGACGATAPDVFDYDDEGLAFNKLDDNANSVEIPDILQDDVRDAAEGCPTDSIKVE, encoded by the coding sequence ATGACAACATGGGTAGATAAAGATACTTGTATTGCATGCGGCGCTTGTGGAGCAACTGCTCCTGACGTCTTTGACTACGATGATGAAGGCTTGGCCTTCAACAAACTGGATGACAATGCAAACAGCGTTGAAATCCCGGATATCCTGCAAGACGACGTTCGCGACGCCGCAGAAGGATGCCCAACTGATTCTATTAAAGTGGAATAG